The Astyanax mexicanus isolate ESR-SI-001 chromosome 20, AstMex3_surface, whole genome shotgun sequence genome contains a region encoding:
- the fez1 gene encoding fasciculation and elongation protein zeta-1 isoform X2 — translation MEAPLVCLDEEFEDLRPCKIDELDPEPAPRRPYGTVPLAPLGREDFSELENFSEMMSFKSMEDLVNEFDEKLNVCFHNYNTKTEGLAPVRNQSHTEEDEERLQDEDWDGPISETLNGNLSDDEIHEKDEEEMNEKNENGNCISDEPLITADQVIEEIVEMMENSPDPGETEEEEEEESGVVSPKTNPSLLEEIRLLSQASNNNCSYEGLSLMPSSALVDLLCRVEAAIREYSEELVAQLARRDELEFEKEVKNTFITALMEVQNRQKEQRELSKRRRKDKAMSLQGSTRTEKPSSMPVKRFSMEGLSNILQTGIRQTFGNSGTDRQYLNTVIPYEKKGNSPTVDELQMLTKILYAMKEDSEKVPTLLTDYILKVLCPT, via the exons ATGGAGGCTCCGCTGGTCTGCCTAGATGAGGAGTTTGAGGATCTCCGGCCGTGTAAGATAGACGAGCTGGATCCAGAACCAGCCCCCCGTCGGCCGTACGGGACGGTGCCTCTGGCCCCTCTGGGCCGGGAAGACTTCTCCGAGCTGGAGAACTTCTCAGAGATGATGAGTTTCAAGTCCATGGAGGATCTGGTGAACGAGTTTGATGAGAAGCTGAACGTGTGCTTCCACAACTACAACACCAAGACGGAGGGCCTCGCTCCAGTTCGCAACCAGTCACACACCGAGGAGGATGAGGAGCGGCTGCAGGATGAAGA CTGGGACGGCCCCATCTCAGAGACGCTGAATGGCAACCTCTCAGATGATGAG ATCCATGAAAAAGACGAGGAGGAGATGAATGAAAAGAACGAAAACGGCAATTGTATTAGTGATGAGCCTCTTATCACAGCTGATCAG GTGATTGAGGAGATCGTGGAGATGATGGAGAATTCTCCAGACCCGGGCGAgacagaggaagaggaggaggaagagagcgGGGTGGTCTCCCCTAAAACCAACCCGTCTCTACTGGAGGAGATCCGCCTGCTGTCTCAGGCCTCCAATAACAACTGCTCTTATGAAG GTCTGAGTCTGATGCCGAGTTCGGCCTTAGTGGATCTGTTGTGTCGCGTGGAGGCGGCTATTCGTGAGTACTCGGAGGAGCTGGTGGCACAGCTGGCCCGGCGGGATGAGCTGGAATTCGAGAAAGAGGTGAAGAACACGTTCATCACGGCGCTGATGGAGGTGCAGAACCGGCAGAAGGAGCAGCGCGAGCTCAGCAAGCGCCGCCGCAAAGACAAGGCCATGAGTCTGCAGGGGTCTACCCGCACGGAAAAGCCCAGCAGCATGCCAGTCAAG AGGTTCAGTATGGAGGGTCTGTCTAACATCTTGCAGACGGGCATAAGACAGACGTTCGGAAACtcagggacagacagacag tacctAAACACAGTTATCCCATATGAGAAGAAGGGCAATTCTCCAACTGTGGATGAACTTCAGATGCTCACAAAAA tCCTGTACGCCATGAAAGAGGACAGTGAAAAAGTCCCAACTCTGCTAACTGACTATATACTAAAAG TTCTGTGTCCTACGTAA
- the fez1 gene encoding fasciculation and elongation protein zeta-1 isoform X1 — protein sequence MEAPLVCLDEEFEDLRPCKIDELDPEPAPRRPYGTVPLAPLGREDFSELENFSEMMSFKSMEDLVNEFDEKLNVCFHNYNTKTEGLAPVRNQSHTEEDEERLQDEDVWDALTDNYMPSSVSSWDGPISETLNGNLSDDEIHEKDEEEMNEKNENGNCISDEPLITADQVIEEIVEMMENSPDPGETEEEEEEESGVVSPKTNPSLLEEIRLLSQASNNNCSYEGLSLMPSSALVDLLCRVEAAIREYSEELVAQLARRDELEFEKEVKNTFITALMEVQNRQKEQRELSKRRRKDKAMSLQGSTRTEKPSSMPVKRFSMEGLSNILQTGIRQTFGNSGTDRQYLNTVIPYEKKGNSPTVDELQMLTKILYAMKEDSEKVPTLLTDYILKVLCPT from the exons ATGGAGGCTCCGCTGGTCTGCCTAGATGAGGAGTTTGAGGATCTCCGGCCGTGTAAGATAGACGAGCTGGATCCAGAACCAGCCCCCCGTCGGCCGTACGGGACGGTGCCTCTGGCCCCTCTGGGCCGGGAAGACTTCTCCGAGCTGGAGAACTTCTCAGAGATGATGAGTTTCAAGTCCATGGAGGATCTGGTGAACGAGTTTGATGAGAAGCTGAACGTGTGCTTCCACAACTACAACACCAAGACGGAGGGCCTCGCTCCAGTTCGCAACCAGTCACACACCGAGGAGGATGAGGAGCGGCTGCAGGATGAAGA tgtgtgggACGCTCTGACTGATAACTACATGCCATCTTCTGTGTCCAGCTGGGACGGCCCCATCTCAGAGACGCTGAATGGCAACCTCTCAGATGATGAG ATCCATGAAAAAGACGAGGAGGAGATGAATGAAAAGAACGAAAACGGCAATTGTATTAGTGATGAGCCTCTTATCACAGCTGATCAG GTGATTGAGGAGATCGTGGAGATGATGGAGAATTCTCCAGACCCGGGCGAgacagaggaagaggaggaggaagagagcgGGGTGGTCTCCCCTAAAACCAACCCGTCTCTACTGGAGGAGATCCGCCTGCTGTCTCAGGCCTCCAATAACAACTGCTCTTATGAAG GTCTGAGTCTGATGCCGAGTTCGGCCTTAGTGGATCTGTTGTGTCGCGTGGAGGCGGCTATTCGTGAGTACTCGGAGGAGCTGGTGGCACAGCTGGCCCGGCGGGATGAGCTGGAATTCGAGAAAGAGGTGAAGAACACGTTCATCACGGCGCTGATGGAGGTGCAGAACCGGCAGAAGGAGCAGCGCGAGCTCAGCAAGCGCCGCCGCAAAGACAAGGCCATGAGTCTGCAGGGGTCTACCCGCACGGAAAAGCCCAGCAGCATGCCAGTCAAG AGGTTCAGTATGGAGGGTCTGTCTAACATCTTGCAGACGGGCATAAGACAGACGTTCGGAAACtcagggacagacagacag tacctAAACACAGTTATCCCATATGAGAAGAAGGGCAATTCTCCAACTGTGGATGAACTTCAGATGCTCACAAAAA tCCTGTACGCCATGAAAGAGGACAGTGAAAAAGTCCCAACTCTGCTAACTGACTATATACTAAAAG TTCTGTGTCCTACGTAA